Below is a window of Rhodamnia argentea isolate NSW1041297 chromosome 11, ASM2092103v1, whole genome shotgun sequence DNA.
aaaattacaaggaagaaagatgacaaaaaatatttttctctacttaaaaagagaaaattaatttttcccaCTCTTAAAAGGTGTTTTTTCattggtaaaaaatattttccttgacaaatttatttttcaaataaaaaatatcatacttaaaaaaatgatctcACTTCGTAATTTTACATGGGCTGGATCACCTTCTCGTAATCTTTAAAATCTAATCAAATAATTAGACAAAGTGTGGAAAAACATGACTTGTCTGCGTGGATAGCCGGAGTGAATCGCACGCTCAACCCTTTGACTTTCACAAAGTCCAACGTGAGCGACAAAGAGAGGTCGTTGGTTCCGAGTCTGAGTTCTGGACATCCTGCAAATGGAAAGATAACCAAGAAAATTTATACCTTAATAATACATGGGATAGTTTTGGAAGTTTTCAGTCCTTAACAGCAGAGATTCATAGGATTTCTCATTTGACCTGAAACAAAAGGTTCGATGACATTCAATCCAATCGAGCCGTCGAAAACCCCTCGAGAGGAATTTCAAAGCAGCCTGACAAGActtgagaaaaaaaggaagtgttCCAGAGAGACCACTTCAAAATACTCAAGATCCTCATGCACAACCCTGGCCTAGAAAGTTCCAACACCTAGGTATCTGCACAAACCTAACTAAATAAGACCATGCTCGTTCAACAATTTAACATTTCTACTAACTGAAAACTCAAAGCCAGCAGTCCCTACTGCCTGCCGGTTCTCCTCTGTGCCGCTAATTTGGCTGCAACCTGATCCTCGGACAATGGCAAGTAGTAAATCCGGGGAGAGGCTTTGGTCTTCTTGAAGAGAACATCCAGAGTGACGATGGTAGGGTCGACTTTCTCGGAAAGTGGAGGTGGTGGGGGTGGGAGCGGGAGCCGATCCCTTTCTTGTGAAGCCTTTGCTTGTGGGTGCGGaagaggtggtggtggaggcaACTGCTGCTGCCTAAGAGGCAGTTGGCGGGGAGAAGGCTGGGGCTGCACCGTCGGTGGAGCAACAGTAGACGGACCGATATTAAGAGGTGCGGTCGGAGCTGAATCCGGTGGAGGTGCTGGTGTTGGAGTTGGAGGAGCCTCCAGCCGTGCTTTTACTTCTTGAGGGTCAACAAACTCGGCCACAAGTTGGCGTCCACCATTTGGGGGCCATTGAAGGTTATACACAGCATTTCGCGTCTCAATGGCTTCTTCAACAGATGAATACtgatcgaaaaaagaaaaattaacacaAGAAATCCATAAGGTTCACTCTACTCTGACACTCAAAAGCGCATAAACGCAAATCCTTAACCCAACAGAGGAGAGATCTTACCATAACGTAGCAGTGGGTCTTAATCTGGTCCATCCAGAAGCTGGTAACTGAACCAGTTTTTCCTAAAAGTTCTTGGACAGCTTTCAGGGTAAAGGGACGCAAAAACCGATCGATTCTTAGGGAAGTAGTTGGAGGTTTTTGTGGTGGTGGAACTGTCCCCAAAACTTAGAAGTGTAAAACAAATGAACAAGAAATAATTTTAAGCATGATAAACTAACTTAAATAGTGTCGAACATGCTCAATAGAATGAAATAACGAAAATTTTACCTGTACGTTCCTTAGGCGTGTCATCACTAACTGCAGAGTTAGTTCTAGAGAAGGTAGGCCTAAAAGAAGGGGTCTGGGCTCCATCCCTAGGTGTTGTTACAGGTGTAACATTTGAGCGCTGCAGTTCAACATCTTTGACGCTCTCAGATTTCCACCTACGCTGCCTCTTTGCAGGATCAGTACTTCCATTGCCTCCTTGATCTGAAAACAGCAGGTTATCAAATCAAAATGAACTTAAAAGCTCAATCTTTTTCGAGCATATACATAATAAGCTTGCTTTATTTTATGGCTTTAACATTATATGAGTTGAGAAGATAAACAGCTTCTGTGCTTTTGGATGATAACTTTAACAAAAACATTGAAGTTTATACATGCGCGCGCTCAAAAAGAATAAACAGAACAATTCATAGCCATAGACTAACCAAGCAAATATAAACAGCAGAAACAGAGAACTTAAAATTTACTAGTCAAGAACTAAATCAAACAAGATCTGCATTGTCATACAAGAGTCAATTTGATCGTTCTCATCAAGCTACTAAATTTACACACGTCTAAATGATAGACAAGTAACTCATGAGAGTGTCCGCCAAGAATCAAGGATTTATTAAGTATTTTCCAACACAGTCTACACCTTAATGTGATGATTAAGAAAACCAGTTCTCATAAAGTAGTATCAAAATGGTCTAGGGCTCTTATTATAGCAATGCTTACAGATATATATGGTAGGAGAACTTCTTACTTCTTAGAAACTCCAATGAACATCTCCATCATAATCAACTATCTGCTCTAAACCCTACATTGATCAGAATATTCTTGATTGCTCCAGAACAAACAACAGCCCTTTTCTCTATTAATTACATTACCAATTTGCATCCCCTTTTATCTTCATGAGTAATCAAGTCCCTAATATTTTCCTCTACAAGTTGGTCTCTTCTTTTCTATCTTTGTGGTTATCTCTCACTCGGTGTTGTTAGATAAGCAAATGTTTGGACACTAAATTATTGCAAAAAAGTAGCAGAATCCAATTAAGCAACTACTGATCAATCTATTGTGTTGCTTATCAGCAAGCTGAGTTGCACAGAAGCAAAAAACTGCGAAGTCTCAATAACAGAAAAGAGAACAACCCAAACTGAAACGGCCCAGAGATATATCTCTCTAAAAACCAAAGCCTTGTTCAAATTCAGAATCTGAAGACGCTAGATATACTGTGCTACAAAAATCTGTCAGATTACTGCAAGAATGTCAGGCAATTGACATGGTTAATCAAGGAATGTGCAGACATGCATAAGAGGAACTGCTACATCAAAGCaggttgaaaattttttcttCGTAGAAGGCATACCGagaatctttcttttctctgcaAGCAAAGGCTGACCATTTCTCTCCACACTGACATCCTTTGGGTCAGCATCACCCATGATATCAACAGGGCTTTCCTCCTTAACAGGCGTGACTTCCTTTTTCTCACTTCCACCTCCAACTTCATCAGAGACAGGCTTCGACTCAACGTGCTTACTATCCAACACATCTTCATCCAGTGAATCATCACCTGAACTTCGATCTAAATTTAACTTTTCCGAGTCCCCCACATCCGAAATCTCATTGAGTTTGTTCATGTCTGCATTTGCAGCATCATTGTCTTCTTTAACCTCAACAGCTAACTTGTTCTCAGGTGGCTCTTCAACATCCATAAGATGTGATTCGCCACCAACTGGGACGACATTGCTGGATGATGGTTCCACTTCCACCATCTCCGGCTTAACATCTAGCTCTAATTTTACATTATCAGCAATTATATTATCCTTAGAttcattcttttcattaattgacACAGAATCAGCAGAAATAGAATCAGATCTTACTTGAAACCCTAAAGAAGCGCTGACCTCAGATACCTGGTTATTTGGGGCAGGTGAATCAAGGACGACATCCTCTTGCAGAGGCTTCAAATGCTCATTCTCCAGCTCCATCTTTGAAATTCTGTTCTCCTCCTTTGTCTCAAGATTTTGCAGATCTTGGTCACTTGATGTCACATCGGGCATACGGGTCACAGTGATTGGAACTTCGACCATAGTAGGAACAACCAGCTCCTCCTCCCCTTTTCCCAACTGACCAACATCTGTACCTTCCCCTTCTGGAGCAGGTTGATCTAGGACCGGAGAACTGTCATTGATATCAATCTGAACTTTAGCATCAACCTCTCTCCGATTTCTATCATCACCATAGTTAAAAACCAACTCATCATTATTTTTATCACCATCATCCGCACTTTTTGCACTTTGAAATGCAACAGGATCTGTTCCATCTTCAGCAATAGTTTCAAGCTGTGGATCACACGTAAATTCAGTTTCCACTTGCTTCTCTTTTTCAGcattttccctttcaatattaACTGCTTCAGCCAAGCGCTTCACCAAATCATCCTTCAGACCTCTTGTAGTCAACTTCCGTCTCTTAAGCTCTTCCTTCAACTCTGTAACCTTCCACTGGTCAATAGGCCGGTTGCCGAGAATCGGATATGATGACATCTTCTagaattgcaaaactttttctAGATATGACTGACCTTTCACaacctatcaaattaccaaCAAACAAAATTAGTCACTATGTCATCAGATTCCAGAAGTAACATAATGAAACACCATTTGTCCTTACTCAACATCCTCTAGTGcaacatgaaaaggaaaacaaaacatGCAATGATGAAGCTGTCCTAAAAATAAGTACAACATTCTAGCTTACCCGATAGAGTAATtaaaaattccatttcttcAAATCAATCCTATCAACTCAATATGGCACCTCCTCACCATGATTAAAAGGGACCTTGCTAAGAAATTTAAGGACCATAAATGGGAACTCTGGAATCATGAGAATCAGTGCCACTAACCTTAGTAAGACTACCAGAGAATCCAAATTTGGAAAGTCTAAAGGCAATAGATAAACAGGTATCCATAGACCAAACTCCAAAGAACGCGTACAAGGTCATTCTCGCTACATTATACAAGTTAATATTCACACTAAGCTAATCTAAATAGGAAATAAGAGTATTGTCAGTGCATCTACACCGCCAATAATGAAGCGGATTCTTCATGCATGCCAAAATCAAGTTAAAAACATATGCCCAAAATACAGTAGATTTTATGCAACTAAATAGTTGAGGCATCCAGTAAATAAGACATATTAACCCctacacagagagagagagagagagagagagagtaaaataaaCAACACAAGCTAACTAATATTGCCAAAGAAACCAAGTACAACAACTAAGCTAAATTAATTCATTTCCAAAGCCAAAACTGCAAATTTGTGAGTACTAAATCATTACTAAAAATTTCCTATAAAAGAATTTACCGGTAGTGCATTCCAAAGCACATCCGACGTGtccaaattaaattgaaagagTAGAAATGCAAGcccgagagaaaagaaatgcAACAATTTCCATAATGCCTATGTAACCATCAAAATTTGACCCCAACATGCACAAAATTTGTTTATCATTGTATTTCATATCACGTTTTTTGGGCAACGTTAATCAAAATTAATGTCTATAGCAccaaaaaaagcccaaaaatcTAAAAGGCTCAAACATAGAACCACAGAAAACGATGAATGACAACCATGTGTACACTGATAACCAGACAAGGTGGGGAAAAATAAGCCCCAAGCTAGCTTTTGCGAGAAATTCTTCAGATGGCACTCAATTATCACAAAATTCCCATCTAAATGCTTCCAGAATCCTTGCACCAAAGCAAGCAGACAATAATCCAATACCATCTTCagagaaaaaaatagtaaaactaCAAAAAAGATGCTGCACAACGAAGGCATTCGCACATTAACAGTAGAGAGCCGAAAATGTCAAAGAATAATGAGCTGTAAACAATGAAGGAACCGTCTCCTCAGACAAAAGAGCGGAGAAAAACAATCGCGAAGGAGAAGCATTGACCGACAACCTACGAGAAAGTATACCCCGGAGTCGAGAGATTCGGAGACGCGAAACCCTAATTGAGCAGCAGAAAACCCGcttattatcaaaaaaatccaacaGAAAATCGCAATCCAGCACAGCAACCACTCAATCAGAGGCCAGGCGAGAGTATCGAGTCTCCAGAACCGAGCTCAACCCCAGCTCCCAACTCCCTCTCTTCCGTTGCCTGTAAACACACAGAAAACAACACTCTAAAGCTAGGCAGGAAAAAGCAGAGAGAAACGCAAGCACGAGAGCGAGGAACCCGCGCGGATCGAATTTGCCGGGGAGCGACGCGGATCGACGTCGGAATCGGAGGTGAACGGCGGAGAAATGGCGGGGGTTTTTATCTCGACTCCGAACGCATTTTGGGGAAGAACACCAAGAGGCgtttctagggtttttttttttttttttggccttcgcTTGTGGGTTCCTTATGGAGCAGCGAGAAGAGACGAGGGGGCATGGTATCTTTTTGTCCTGGAGTGCCCAGAATACCCTTGTCCTTATTGGGTGATTGATCCCTCTTTCTGTACTCTTCTTTTGGGCCTAATGGTAATTgcataatttctaattttttctggCCTCGAATGGTGAGAAGCCTTTTTGGGTAACAAGAAAAGTAAATAGAAATATATGGCCTTGTCTAAAGTATGAGGGTGGTCGATTTGAAGGTAAGATCAAAAACTCTAAAGGTGGATTTGGTTCAATATTTGAAATAGGCTTTGAAGAAATACAAATATCTTTAACCTAAACGGGTTTAG
It encodes the following:
- the LOC115744026 gene encoding apoptotic chromatin condensation inducer in the nucleus, which translates into the protein MSSYPILGNRPIDQWKVTELKEELKRRKLTTRGLKDDLVKRLAEAVNIERENAEKEKQVETEFTCDPQLETIAEDGTDPVAFQSAKSADDGDKNNDELVFNYGDDRNRREVDAKVQIDINDSSPVLDQPAPEGEGTDVGQLGKGEEELVVPTMVEVPITVTRMPDVTSSDQDLQNLETKEENRISKMELENEHLKPLQEDVVLDSPAPNNQVSEVSASLGFQVRSDSISADSVSINEKNESKDNIIADNVKLELDVKPEMVEVEPSSSNVVPVGGESHLMDVEEPPENKLAVEVKEDNDAANADMNKLNEISDVGDSEKLNLDRSSGDDSLDEDVLDSKHVESKPVSDEVGGGSEKKEVTPVKEESPVDIMGDADPKDVSVERNGQPLLAEKRKILDQGGNGSTDPAKRQRRWKSESVKDVELQRSNVTPVTTPRDGAQTPSFRPTFSRTNSAVSDDTPKERTVPPPQKPPTTSLRIDRFLRPFTLKAVQELLGKTGSVTSFWMDQIKTHCYVMYSSVEEAIETRNAVYNLQWPPNGGRQLVAEFVDPQEVKARLEAPPTPTPAPPPDSAPTAPLNIGPSTVAPPTVQPQPSPRQLPLRQQQLPPPPPLPHPQAKASQERDRLPLPPPPPPLSEKVDPTIVTLDVLFKKTKASPRIYYLPLSEDQVAAKLAAQRRTGRQ